The genomic interval ccactgtgggaagacaggacactgggccagatggacctttggtctgacctagtgtggccgttcttatgttcttatggttgaTGCTGATCAGGGAgctcagcagggagctggagcatGAACAGAAAAGACCAGGGGACTGTATTTCTTAACGGGGATCTAGGCTGATGTAGGGAGCTACCTCCTGCTGTCTGGATTTAGGTggctgggactggaagggagccaGTGCCCTCTAGAAGGGAAAAACCCCAGATCCCGTTTCCTATAACTCcctcctggggcgggggggtttccCTTCCAGCTGCTGCAATGCTGGGAGTCCTCCCTGCGCTCCCCTGCctgttcctcctctccctgccaagCTTCAGCTCTGGCTCCAATGACAACGGCACCGTGGTGCTCACCACCAGTGGCCCCATCCGGGGCAAGCGCCTCCAGGCTGGCTCCAGCACAGTGACGGCCTTCCTGGGCATCCCCTACGCCGAGCCCCCCGTGGGGACCTTGCGCTTCCAGAAACCGCTTCCCCACCAGCCCTGGAGCCAAATCCTGGAAACCACCAGCTTCGGCAATGTCTGCCACCAGCCTCCGCTTCCTAGTTACCCTGAGACCAAATTATTGACACCCACCACGCCGCAATCTGAGGACTGCCTCTTCCTCAATGTCTGGGTGCCCCATCCCCGGCCCCCTACACCAGCCCCCATCCTCATCTGGATCCACGGCGGTGGGTTCTTCACCGGGGCAGCCTCCGTTGAGATCTATGATGGGCGCTTTTTAGCAGCAACCGGGAAAATGATCGTGGCCTCCATGAACTAccggctgggggcgctgggcttTTTGTCTCTGCCCCCGGCCGCCCCGGGGAATGCCGGCCTGTGGGACCAGCGCCTGGCGCTGCGCTGGCTGCGGGACAATGCAGCCGCCTTTGGTGGGGATCCAGCCCACGTGATGCTTTCCGGCCATGGCTCTGGGGCTGCGTCAGTCGGCTTCCACCTCCTCTCCCCGGGGAGCCGGCCCCTCTTCACCCGCGCCATGCTGCAGAGCGGATCCCCGACAGGACCCTTGGCTTCAAGTTCGCTTGAGGAGGccaaggagagaggccagaggcTGGGCCAGCTGCTGGGCTGCACCGATAGCGATAACACGGCCTTGGTGGGCTGCCTGCAGGGGAAAGAACCCGGGGAGTTCCCCAAACACGAGTTCTCCATCTTGCGCcacagggagctgctggggctgcccTTTGTGCCGACAACAGATGGGGATTTCCTGCCTGATTCACCATCAAGACTCCTGCAGGCTAAGCAGAGCCAGCCTATACCCATCGCAGCTGGTTTCACTGCCAACGAAGGCTCCTACCTACTACTCTTTTCTGCCCCCACCTTACAGCTGCAGAACGCCAGCAACGTCGGtatggaggagctgctgcttgtGTTGAAGCTCATGGTGCCAGGGGCACCAGAAGGGGCCGTCCAGGCTGTGGCTCGGTGGTACAGccaggagggggagaagcagggcgaGGCACAGTATCGATGGGCCATGGAACAAATTGTTGGTGACTACATCATTTTGTGCCCAGTAGCCGAGCTGACCAGGCTAGAAACAGAGGCCGGCAATCCCGTGTTTGCCTACAGCTTCAACCAGCGCCCCAGTGGATTGTCTACAGCAGAATGGACAGGGGTGCCACATGGCTCTGAGCTCCTCTACCAGTTCGGAACTCTGTGGTCCCTGGCAGGAGCCAActctacacacacacaggctgagGAAGTGCTGAACCGCACGATGATGCAATGGACTGCGGAGTTCGCCAGGACCGGGTAAGGGAATcccccactatcctctgatcccctgAGCCAGACCATGAGAGCAGCTGTCACTCTTTGGCCAGGGGAACACAACGTCGAGGAAAAGCAGGCTCAATGCCATGGCAAAGAACAGGTCCCTTTGGAAAATAATTAATCTAACTGGTTGAAGCCCATGACCTAGAGCTGATCTTACTTCAGGGAGGTTATATCTGAGCCCCCTGAGTCCAAGTTAGTGATAATTCCCTTCTTCCCTCATCAAGATGTCAGTGATCCCACAAATACACGCATCCTCATTCAAGGAAACATGGCTTTTAGCTAGTCGCCAATGATCTCAAAGCTCTGCCTGCCCTTGCACAGCCCGGCCACACAAGATCAGGGGATGTCCATGCTACAAACACTAtacaggcaggggtgaaagtaacttacaggacttaccggtactgccggagtcctgaggtggctgggagctcccagggtgcaggggcaaattaaagggcccggggctccggccaccgcAGAGGcttgagccctttaaatcccggccccagcccagccgccagAGCCGCGGGCAGGattcaaagggctctgggctccccacagcggaggggagctctgagccctttaaatcccggccccagcccggcaacCGGCTCAGGCATAGATTCAAAAGGCCGGAGCTCCcgcagctgcagggagccccaagcCTTGCCGGGcgggggccgggatttaaagggcccagagctccttccggtgcggggagccccgagccctttaaatcccggtgCCAGCCCAGCGACCGGAGCTtcgggcgggatttaaagggctctgggctccccacagtggaaGGGAGCTCCAATCCCTTTAAAttccggccccagcccggcagccAGCTCGGTAGggtcggctccagcatttctgctgccccaagcaaaaaaaaaaaaaaaagccgcgatcacaatcggcagcggcaattgggggaaaaaaagccgcgatcggcagcagcagttcagcgccaggtccttcgctcctagagggagtcagggacctgc from Chrysemys picta bellii isolate R12L10 unplaced genomic scaffold, ASM1138683v2 scaf1293, whole genome shotgun sequence carries:
- the LOC135979849 gene encoding acetylcholinesterase-like; amino-acid sequence: MLGVLPALPCLFLLSLPSFSSGSNDNGTVVLTTSGPIRGKRLQAGSSTVTAFLGIPYAEPPVGTLRFQKPLPHQPWSQILETTSFGNVCHQPPLPSYPETKLLTPTTPQSEDCLFLNVWVPHPRPPTPAPILIWIHGGGFFTGAASVEIYDGRFLAATGKMIVASMNYRLGALGFLSLPPAAPGNAGLWDQRLALRWLRDNAAAFGGDPAHVMLSGHGSGAASVGFHLLSPGSRPLFTRAMLQSGSPTGPLASSSLEEAKERGQRLGQLLGCTDSDNTALVGCLQGKEPGEFPKHEFSILRHRELLGLPFVPTTDGDFLPDSPSRLLQAKQSQPIPIAAGFTANEGSYLLLFSAPTLQLQNASNVGMEELLLVLKLMVPGAPEGAVQAVARWYSQEGEKQGEAQYRWAMEQIVGDYIILCPVAELTRLETEAGNPVFAYSFNQRPSGLSTAEWTGVPHGSELLYQFGTLWSLAGANSTHTQAEEVLNRTMMQWTAEFARTG